DNA sequence from the Aneurinibacillus sp. REN35 genome:
TGACAAAGAAGAAATCGCTTCGTCGGCTTATAGAGCCAGGTTCAAATGTGATTGCCGATTTTACCTGTCAGGTTGGTACGCCACAAAAGCGTTCTGAACATCGGCATCGTATCGTAGAGTTCACAGACCCACAGGGAAACGTCATGCGTGTGGTTACGAATCTATATCATATGGATGCAGAGACGATTGCTTCGATGTATCAGGCCCGATGGGCCATTGAAGTCTTTTTTCGCTGGATCAAGCAGCATCTGAATATCCCAACGTTATTTGGCACGACAGAAAACGCTGTGTTTAACCAGCTCTATGCGGCGCTTCTTGCCTATGTCGTATTCAAAACCTTACATGAAGA
Encoded proteins:
- a CDS encoding transposase yields the protein TKKKSLRRLIEPGSNVIADFTCQVGTPQKRSEHRHRIVEFTDPQGNVMRVVTNLYHMDAETIASMYQARWAIEVFFRWIKQHLNIPTLFGTTENAVFNQLYAALLAYVVFKTLHEERRHHPLIQGTSFISFTRQLLEAELRVEWQLIFQSFIKSYKQLYG